The Clostridium chauvoei genome has a window encoding:
- a CDS encoding HNH endonuclease — translation MYHCEICGSPADVHHIVHKHEGGYDFDLNYKYLCNLHHRGKNGPHNCIETDLKYKLEFQDKLYKLLPKDFYSVKEISEILKLPSCSLKRLIKNLKLYKEGYQKDEIIKHLMGGKLYSHSMLDELELEHLFNNINIS, via the coding sequence TTGTACCACTGTGAAATTTGCGGCTCACCAGCGGATGTTCATCATATAGTCCACAAACATGAAGGGGGGTACGACTTCGATTTAAATTATAAATATCTTTGTAACCTTCATCATAGAGGAAAAAATGGCCCCCATAATTGTATTGAAACAGATTTAAAATATAAACTTGAATTTCAAGACAAATTGTACAAGCTTTTACCTAAAGATTTTTATAGCGTCAAAGAGATTTCAGAAATTTTAAAATTACCTAGTTGCTCTCTTAAACGATTAATAAAAAATCTTAAACTATATAAAGAAGGTTATCAAAAAGATGAAATTATAAAACACTTAATGGGTGGAAAACTCTACTCCCACTCTATGTTAGATGAACTTGAACTTGAACATTTATTTAATAATATTAATATTAGCTAA